The bacterium genome has a segment encoding these proteins:
- a CDS encoding type II toxin-antitoxin system HicB family antitoxin, with the protein MEEYMYTVIIEREQEGGYHAFCPILQGCHTQGETYEETLENIKDAIKLYIESLKSHNETIPVEDDISIKLAKVTL; encoded by the coding sequence ATGGAAGAATATATGTATACTGTTATAATAGAAAGAGAGCAAGAAGGTGGGTACCATGCTTTTTGCCCTATTTTACAGGGATGTCACACGCAAGGGGAGACATATGAGGAAACACTTGAAAATATAAAGGATGCAATAAAACTTTATATCGAATCTCTTAAAAGTCATAATGAGACAATACCAGTAGAAGATGATATTTCTATTAAATTAGCAAAGGTAACCTTGTGA